The Colletes latitarsis isolate SP2378_abdomen chromosome 1, iyColLati1, whole genome shotgun sequence genome has a segment encoding these proteins:
- the Cdk7 gene encoding cyclin-dependent kinase 7, whose translation MTEKLRRYEKIDFLGEGQFATVYKAKDIETSKIVAVKKIKVGSRAEARDGINRTALREIKLLQELKHDNVIGLIDVFGHKSNVSLVFDFMDTDLEIIIKDSNIVLTAANIKAYMIQTLQGLDYLHFNWILHRDLKPNNLLVNAEGVLKIGDFGLAKFFGSPNRLNTHQVVTRWYRSPELLYGARLYGTGIDMWAIGCILAELLLRVPFLPGESDLDQLTRIFQTLGTPTEETWPGMTELPDFIQFKPFPGTPLKHIFTAAGDDLLDLIASFLNVNPLERCTCDQALQMPYFSNKPAPTPGPKLPLPTTVKRQPEEKPSLKRKLLESMDGASLAKRLQF comes from the exons ATGACTGAAAAATTACGAAGATATGAGAAAATTGATTTCCTGGGCGAGGGACAG TTCGCCACTGTTTATAAAGCCAAAGATATCGAAACGTCCAAAATCGTTGCTGTGAAAAAG ATCAAAGTCGGAAGCCGCGCGGAAGCTAGGGATGGAATAAATAGAACTGCACTGAGAGAAATTAAATTGTTACAAGAACTGAAGCACGATAATGTGATCGGTTTGATAG ATGTTTTCGGCCACAAATCGAACGTATCGCTGGTGTTTGACTTCATGGACACCGATTTGGAGATAATAATAAAAGACAGCAATATTGTTCTAACCGCTGCAAACATCAAGgcttacatgattcaaactctTCAAGGATTGGACTACCTTCACTTCAATTGGATACTTCATAGGGATCTGAAACCAAATAATTTACTTGTTAACGCAGAAGGTGTTTTGAAAATTGGGGATTTTGGTTTGGCCAAATTCTTTGGTTCGCCGAATAGATTGAATACGCATCAAGTGGTGACAAGATGGTACAGGTCACCGGAATTGTTATATGGTGCAAGGCTATATGGAACTGGGATTGATATGTGGGCAATTGGTTGTATATTGGCTGAACTATTGTTACGTGTGCCATTTTTACCTGGGGAATCTGATCTGGATCAGCTCACTAGAATATTTCAG ACATTGGGTACACCCACAGAGGAGACATGGCCAGGAATGACAGAACTACCAGATTTCATTCAGTTTAAACCATTTCCTGGAACACCATTAAAACATATATTTACCGCTGCTGGGGATGATCTGTTAGACTTAATTGCTAGCTTTCTAAATGTAAACCCCTTGGAAAGATGTACATGCGATCAGGCGCTTCAGATGCCATACTTTAGTAATAAGCCAGCACCAACTCCTGGACCTAAACTACCCCTTCCGACGACCGTCAAACGGCAACCGGAGGAAAAGCCAAGTTTGAAAAGGAAACTACTGGAATCGATGGACGGCGCTTCGCTTGCGAAAAGATTACAGTTTTAa
- the LOC143344075 gene encoding pancreatic triacylglycerol lipase — protein sequence MSPAETLILLAIVLASAYSYPQNTLLNDVETVIKSVFKTAREPATFNLYTRENPFGEEQLFLNNTEVLYASHFNESRPTKFIIHGYSDTGNEAWVRGLIDAYLLYEDVNVIVVGWGTLALDIYPIAANNTRRVGEFLGDFLEFLNRESNLEYKDVHISGHSLGSHVAGFAGAYLDGRVGRITGLDPASPLFETISGIVDPEFRLDPTDAQFVDVIHTSGSAFGFLAPLGHADFYPNNGKFPQPGCSFVPTTTYCSHSRAHQFMTESIGSTAGFKARTCDNWEKYEDGHCDYNPVVLMGEYASTSLRGKFYLATNDAPPFAIE from the exons ATGTCACCAGCCGAGACTCTCATCCTTCTGGCGATTGTTCTCGCGTCAG CGTACTCGTATCCGCAGAACACGCTGCTGAACGATGTGGAGACGGTCATCAAGTCCGTGTTCAAAACTGCCCGCGAACCAGCCACGTTCAACTTGTACACCAG GGAGAATCCATTCGGTGAGGAGCAATTGTTTTTAAACAATACCGAGGTCCTCTACGCGTCCCACTTCAACGAAAGTCGCCCGACCAAATTCATCATTCACGGATACAGCGACACCGGAAACGAAGCCTGGGTACGAGGTTTGATAGACG CGTATCTGCTTTACGAAGACGTGAACGTGATCGTCGTGGGATGGGGCACCTTGGCGCTGGATATCTACCCGATAGCAGCGAACAACACGCGACGCGTGGGCGAGTTTTTGGGCGACTTTTTGGAGTTCCTGAACCGCGAGTCGAACCTCGAGTACAAAGACGTCCACATCAGCGGCCACAGTTTGGGCTCGCACGTGGCGGGATTCGCTGGCGCTTATTTGGACGGTCGCGTCGGCAGAATAACAG GCCTAGATCCGGCGAGTCCCCTGTTCGAGACGATTTCTGGAATTGTTGACCCGGAATTCAGATTAGATCCAACCGATGCGCAATTCGTGGATGTGATTCATACGAGCGGATCCGCCTTCGGATTCTTGGCTCCACTGGGTCATGCTGACTTTTATCCCAACAACGGAAAGTTTCCACAGCCTGGATGCTCGTTCGTACCGACCACGA CTTATTGCAGTCACTCGAGGGCGCACCAATTCATGACAGAAAGCATAGGAAGCACGGCTGGATTCAAGGCGAGGACCTGCGATAATTGGGAGAAGTACGAAGATGGACACTGCGATTACAATCCAGTCGTGTTGATGGGAGAGTACGCGTCCACGTC GTTGCGGGGAAAATTTTATTTGGCGACGAACGACGCACCCCCGTTCGCGATAGAGTAA